In Aeromicrobium sp. A1-2, the DNA window TCAGCAGGTCGACCATGAGCCGCGAGGACGACGGCGGCCACGGGTCCGGGAACATGCCCATCGAACGCGCCAACCGGGCGGCCGAGCCTGGGCTGAGCGGCATGCGGCCGCGGGCGGCTGCGGCCGCCGCACGGAGCGCAACCTCCGGATCGGCGCTCGGATCGGCCTTGGCCGTCACGATGACCTCGCCGTCGAGCACCCCGACACCATCGGACAACGGCGCGACCAGCGGGCCGGTCGCCGTGATCGCCCGACGCCGGGCCGGGGTCAGGGCCCTGTCGATCTTGTGCCACGACAGTGCGGCGAGGTGCGCAATGCGTCGACCGATCTCCCGCGTGTGCAGATCGAGCTCCTCTGCACCCATGCCGAGATAGCGGGCGACGTCCGGGATGCTGTCGGCGTTGAGTCGATCGACCCGTCGACCGGCGGTCTCGTGCAGCGCATCGCGCACGTCGAGCAGGTCCGAGCGCAGCGACTCGGACTCGCCGTGGGGCACATCGATCAGCCAGGTCGCGACCAACGCCCGCAAGATGACGCTGTCGCGCAGGCCGCCGCCGGACTCCTTGAGATCGGGCACCGCCGCGTGCGCTAGCCAGCCCGCACGCTCGATGCGGTCGTTGCGGGCCTGACGTACCTGGTCGACCCGGGCCCGCGCATCGCGCCTCCAGTCCGCCAGGACCTGGGAGCGGAGCGTCAGGACGAGTCCGGCGTCGCCGGCCACGGTCCGGGCGTCGAGCATGCCCATCGCTGCACGGTGGTCAGTCGCTGCGGTCTCGCGCATCTGTGTCGCGTCGCGGACCGAGTGGTCGAGCGCAACGCCGTCGTTCCACAACGGGTACCAGATCGCCTCCGCGACCTGGCGCACGACGGCCTCGTCGATCGTCGGGTCGTGCAGCAGGACGACGTCGAGATCGCTGAACGGGGACAGCTCGGAGCGGCCGTAGCCACCCACCGCGACCAGAGCGAGCTTCGGGCCTTCGCGCGGGTCGGTGCCGTCCGCCGGCACCGCGGCGGAGAACAGCCCGCGCAACCGGCGGTCGGCAGCCAGCGCCCGGTCGCTGCGCCGCTGGGCCAGCTCATGCGGGCCGGGGACGATGTGGTCGGACACGGCCTAGCGCGCGGACCGGTCGACCGGCACGCGAATCGATCCCCGCGAACGCGGCTGGGCGGCCGCCGTGTGGAGCTTCATGATCGGACTCCTTGCCGAGGTGCGGGTCGCCGAGCGACGATCCCGTGATCGTAGGCGGTCTCGAGGCGCTGGATCTGGTCGATCATCGCCCGGACCGGGCGATGGCGCGGCACCGTGTCGGCGCCGCGCCATCGCTGGGTCATGCTGTGCGGCTAGAGGGCCGCCTCGTCGGTCTCGCCCGTGCGCACGCGCACAACCGAGTCGACCGGGATGACCCAGACCTTGCCGTCACCGATCTTGCCGGTCTGCGCTGCTCCGGTGATCGTGCTGACCACGCTCGCGACGTCTGCGTCGTCGACGACGACCTCGAGGCGGATCTTGGGGACCAGCGAGACGTCGTACTCGGCACCGCGGTAGACCTCGGTATGTCCCTTCTGCTGGCCGTAGCCGCTCGCTTCGGTCACCGTCATGCCGGCGACACCGGCTGCGGCGAGAGCCTCGCGGACCTCTTCCCACTTGTGCGGCTTGATGACCGCGGTTACCAGCTTCATGTTTCAGACTCCCGTCTTCAGAGCGGACCCGCCGAGGATTCCGGCTTCGTCGTACGCGGTCTCGAGGTGCTCGACCTGGTCGATGCCGAGGACTTCGTCCTCTTCACTGATGCGGAACCCGATCGTCATGTCGATCAACTTACCGATGATGTACGTCAGCACGAAGGAGTAGCCCAGCACCACGAACGCGGCGACGGCCTGCTTGCCGAGCTGGCTCAGGTCTCCACCGTAGAAGAGGCCGATGTCACCCGTCGCGAGGAAACCGATCAGCAGCGTGCCGATCAGACCACCCACGAGGTGGACACCCACGACGTCGAGCGAGTCGTCATAGCCGAACTTGTACTTGAGGCCGACTGCCAGAGCACACAGCGCTCCGGCGATGACGCCGAGGGCGATCGAGCCGACCGGTGACAGCGCCCCGGCGGCCGGGGTGATCGCCACAAGTCCGGCGATGGCACCGGACGCGCCGCCAAGGCTGGTGGCCTTCTTGTCGCGAATCGCCTCCACCAGGAGCCAGCCCAGGATTGCCGCGCCGGTGGCAACTGTCGTGTTGACCAGAGCCAGCCCTGCCAGTCCGTTCGCGCCAACTGCCGAGCCGGCGTTGAAGCCGATCCAGCCGAACCAGAGGAGTCCCGCACCCAGCAGGACGAACGGCAGGTTGTGCGGGCGCATGGGGTCACGCTTCCACCCCGTGCGCTTGCCCAGGACCAGCGCTAGCGCGAGACCGGCTGCACCGGCGTTGATGTGGACCGCGGTACCGCCGGCGAAGTCGAGTGCCTCGAGCTTGGTCGCGATCCAGCCGCCGTTGTCGCCGAAGTCGAAGACCCAGTGCGCGACCGGGAAGTAGACGACCGAGACCCAGATGACGATGAACAGCGCCCACGCGCCGAACTTCGCACGGTCAGCGATCGCACCGCTGATCAGCGCGACCGTGATGATTGCGAACATCAGCTGGAAGCCGACGAAGACGTACTCGGGGATCGTCCCGTACGCCGTGTCGACGGCGATGTTGTTCAGGCCGAGGCGCTCGAAGCCGCCCAGCAGACCGTTGCCGCCGGGGCTGAATGCGAACGAGTAGCCGTACAGGACCCACAGCACCGGCACGATGGCCAGACCCATGAAGCTCATCATCATCATGTTGAGGACGGTCTTGGAGCGGACCATGCCGCCATAGAAGAACGCCAGTCCTGGCGTCATGAGTAGAACCAAGGCCGAGCTGGCCAGGATCCATGCAGTATCGCCGGTATCCATGAAACCTCCGGTTGAAAGTGTGTGTTGCCGCAGGCAGAGGAACTGCCTACCGGGCTACACACTGGGTGCCGGGGGTTTCAGGGTGCGGGCCGTGATGTTGCCCTCAGGTCACAAATGCCGCTGTCGTGTAAACAGCGTGTTACGCAGGCGGGGCTACTCGAGCAGGGCGTCGACGAACTCTGCTGGATCGAATGGTGCGAGGTCATCGGCTCCCTCGCCGAGCCCCACGAACTTGACCGGGACACCGAGCTCGCGCTGCACAGCGATCACGATGCCACCCTTGGCGGTGCCGTCGAGCTTGGTCAGCACGATGCCTGTGACATCGACGACCTCGCCGAACACCCGTGCCTGGGTCAGCCCGTTCTGCCCCGTCGTCGCGTCGATGACGAGCAGGACCTCGGTGACCGGCGCCTGCTTCTCGATGACCCGCTTGACCTTGCCGAGCTCGTCCATCAGTCCGGCCTTGGTGTGCAGCCGCCCAGCGGTGTCGACCAGCACGACGTCGGTGCCGTCGGCGATGCCACGCTGGACCGCCTCGAAGCCGACGCTGGCCGGGTCGCCGCCCTCAGGGCCGCGGACCGTCGGTACGCCGACCCGCTCGCCCCAGGTCTGCAGCTGGTCGGCCGCAGCGGCGCGGAACGTGTCCGCAGCGCCGAGCACGACGGACTTGTCCTCGGCAACCAGGACGCGGGCGAGTCGGCCGACCGTAGTGGTCTTGCCGGTGCCGTTGACACCGACGACCAGCACGACACCGGGCTTGCCGTCCGTGCCGGTCGAGATCAACGTGCGGTCCAACGAAGGGCCGATCAGTCCGATGAGTTCCTCCCGGAGCGCGGCCTTGGCCCGGGCCGGGTCGTCGATGCCCTCGACCTGCATGCGGGTCCTGAGGTTGGTGACCAGCTGGTCGGTCGCCGTCACGCCGACGTCGGCGGCGAGCAGGGTGTCCTCGATCTCCTCCCACGCGGCATCGTCCAGGGTCGAGCGGCTGAGCACCGCCAGCAAACCTTTGCCGAGCGAGCCCTGGGAGCGGGCCAGCCGGGCACGCAGCCGGACGAGGCGTCCCTGCGTCGACTCGGGGCGCTCGATCGTGTCGACGGCCGTGTCGGAGGCCGAGTCGGAGGCCGGGGACTCCTCCGGCGCGAGCTCGTCCTCGAGGTGCGGCTCGGGGTGCTCGGGATGCTCGATGACCTCCTCGGTCACCCGATCCAACTCGGATGGCGGCGGCAGCTCCTTACGGCCGCGGCCGATGACGAGGGCGGCACCGGCACCGAGCACGACGACGGCGACGAGAATGATCAGGAGCAGCACAGTCAGGGTCACCCGACGATCCTATGCAGAATGTGGTGCTGGACCAGCTCACCCGCCCGCGCGCCCGGCGGAAGTTCGGCCGCGTGCCTCGTCAGCTGGCGGAGGATTCGCCGATCGCGGACGCCTGTCGGACCACCAGAGGTCCAACCGCCGCCCGGATCGCCTCGGGGATCGGGGTCACGGCCCGTGTCGTGGCGTCGACGTAGACATGCACGAATCGTCCGATCGCCGCGGGCTCGTCCGAATCGCCCTGGAACAGGCCGATCCGGTAGACGATGCTCGAGGTACCGATCCGGGTGATCGCGAGCCCAGCGTGCACGTCCCCCGGAAAGCCCAGCTCGCGCAGGAACTCGCACTGCGTCTCGGCGACCAGTCCCACGGCGTCGAGCCGTCGGATGTCGCTGCCGGTGGCCTCGATCAGGAAGCCGTTGACCGCGGTGTCGAAGAACGAGTAGTAGACGACATTGTTGATGTGCCCGTAGACGTCCTCGTCCTCCCACCGCGTCGTGATCGTGCGGAGCACGTCGAACTCCGAGCGCCGGAAAGGAATCTGCTCACCACGACCCTGCCCGACCATCAGGCGGTGTCTTCCTCGCGGAGCCGCTGGCTGATGACCGCCGAGACGCCATCGCCTCGCATCGAAACGCCATAGAGCGCGTCGGCGACCTCCATCGTGCGCTTCTGGTGGGTGATGACGATGAGCTGGGAGTTGGCCCGCAGCTCCTCGTAGAGGTCCAGGAGGCGACCCAGGTTGGCATCGTCGAGCGCGGCCTCGACCTCGTCGAGGATGTAGAACGGGCTGGGGCGCGCCTTGAACAGCGCGACCAGGAACGCCACAGCAACCAGTGACCGCTCGCCTCCGGACAGCAGCGACAGTCGCTTGACCTTCTTGCCCGGCGGACGCGCCTCGACGTCGATGCCGGTGGTCAGCATGTTCTGCGGATCGGTGAGGATCAGCGCGCCCTCGCCCCCGGGGAAAAGCCTGGAGAAGACGTCCTGGAATTCCCGCTCGACGTCGTACCACGCCTCGGTGAAGACCTGCTCGACCTTGGCGTCGACCTCATCGACGATCTCCAGCAGGTCCTGCCGGGTCTTGCGGAGGTCGTCGAGCTGCTCGGAGAGGAACTGGTGACGTTCCTCGAGCGCGGTGAACTCCTCCAGCGCGAGTGGGTTGACCTTGCCGAGCATCGCCATCGAGCGCTCCGCCGAGCGCAGTCGCTTGACCTGCGCATCGCGCTCGTACGGCACGGGCTCGCCGGGCTCGGCGCCGTCCTCGGCGATCGGGGGCACGAGCTGCTCAGGGCCGTAGTCGGCCACCAGAGTGTCGACCTCGAGCCCCAGCTCGTCCAGCGCCCTTCCTTCGAGTCCCTCGAGGCGTAGCCGCAGCTCGGCGCGCGCCATCTCGTCCTTGTGCACCGAGTCGGTCAGTCCGTCGAGCTCGGCGATCTGCTCCCGCAGCTGGGCGCGGACATTGCGGAGCGTCTCCTCCCGACCTGTGCGGGACTGCTCGATCTCGGCACGCAGCGCTGCCGCCCGGGTCACAGACTGCTCGAGGTGCACCAGAACCTGGTCGCTCGCGGCGATCACGGCCCTGGCTGTCTCCGCCTCGCGCAGCTGGCGCTCGCGCCGTTCCTTGGCCTTGATTCGCGCCTCACGCTCAGCCTCGGCCGCCTCGAACAGGGCCGTGACCTGTCCCGCCAGGGCCCGCACACGTTCTTCGTTGGTGCGCAGAGACAAGCGGGCGTCGGTCTCGGATCGGCGCAGGGTCGATGCGGCTTCGGCGAGCTCCTCGAGCAGGGCCGTGTCCGGCTCCTCCTCGGGAGCTGACTCGGCCTGGGTCAGCCGGTCCTCGAGCTCAGTCAGCCCGGACAGATCGCCGGCCTGCGACTCCTCGGCCTTGGTGATCGCGACGGCCAGCCGCTCGGCCTCGCCGCGGGCGGCACGTGCCGTCGCACCCAGGTGCCCGAGGTTCTCCGCGACTGCCGCCATTGTCGCGTCGGACTCGTGCAGGCGGCCGAGCGCAGCGTCGACACGTTCCTGCGCCGCGGCGCGCGTGGTCTCGGCGGTCTCCTGCTCGAATCGCAGGCGCTCCAGCGTGTGGACCGCCCGGCCGAGATCGTCCGCGGCCTGGGTGATCGCGGCCTGGACCTCGATCAGGCTCTGCTTGGACGTCGACCCGCCGGCGGCAAAGTGTGCGCCGAGCACGTCGCCGTCCTGCGTCACCGCTGTGACGTCCGGCGCGTGCCGGATGAGCTCCTGGGACTGCTCGAGGCTCTCGACGACCGCGACCTTGAACAGCAGCCGACGCAGGGCACCCTGCAGGGCAACGGGCCCGTCGACGACGTCGATCGCGTACGTCGCGAAGTCCGGCAGGCCGGGCCACGTCGAGTCATCGACCTCGCCGCCGCCCAGCAGCATGCCAGCGCGACCGAGGTCCTCGGACTTGAGCTTCTCCATCGCGGACACCGCGGTGTCCAGGTGATCGACCGCGACGGCGTCGGCCGCGGACCCCAGCGCCGAGGCGATCGCGGTCTCGTATCCGGCCCGGACAGTCAGCAGCGCGGCCACCGAACCCAGCAACCCGCTGATCTCGTCGGTTGCGGCCAGCAGAGCGCCGGCGCCGTCCTTGCGAGAAAGGCCCAGCTCAAGCGCCTCCTTGCGGGCGGCCAGGGCTGCCTGCTGACGCTCGGCCTCTTGTGACTGCGCTCCCAGCGAGGCCAGCCGCTCAGTGATCTCGGCCAAGGTGTCCTCGGCGCCTTCGAGCTCCTCGTCGAGGCCCGACTCCCCCGCGTTGAGCCCCGCTATCCTGTTCTCCAGGGCCGTGAACTCGCGCTGCGCCTCGACGGCCCGGGACTCGGCCTCCTCACGCGCTGCGGTCAGCCGGCCGATCTCCTCACCGGCCGCCGTGGAACGGCTCTTGAGGGCGTTGACCTGCCCGTGCAGACGGGCCAGTCCCTCGCGCTGGTCGGCCGCCGCACGGAGGAGACCAGCGACGCGCCGCTCCTCCGCGGTATAGGCGGTCTCGGCGTCCTTGCGCTCGGTGATGACCGTCTCGAGCGCGCGGGTCGACTCGTCGACGCCGGCACTCAGCTGCTCGAGCTGCTCCTGGGCGCGACGCGCGTCGGCCTCGAGCTCTTCGGGCTCCCGACCGACGCGGCGATCCTCGGCCTC includes these proteins:
- a CDS encoding ammonium transporter, with the translated sequence MDTGDTAWILASSALVLLMTPGLAFFYGGMVRSKTVLNMMMMSFMGLAIVPVLWVLYGYSFAFSPGGNGLLGGFERLGLNNIAVDTAYGTIPEYVFVGFQLMFAIITVALISGAIADRAKFGAWALFIVIWVSVVYFPVAHWVFDFGDNGGWIATKLEALDFAGGTAVHINAGAAGLALALVLGKRTGWKRDPMRPHNLPFVLLGAGLLWFGWIGFNAGSAVGANGLAGLALVNTTVATGAAILGWLLVEAIRDKKATSLGGASGAIAGLVAITPAAGALSPVGSIALGVIAGALCALAVGLKYKFGYDDSLDVVGVHLVGGLIGTLLIGFLATGDIGLFYGGDLSQLGKQAVAAFVVLGYSFVLTYIIGKLIDMTIGFRISEEDEVLGIDQVEHLETAYDEAGILGGSALKTGV
- a CDS encoding P-II family nitrogen regulator, giving the protein MKLVTAVIKPHKWEEVREALAAAGVAGMTVTEASGYGQQKGHTEVYRGAEYDVSLVPKIRLEVVVDDADVASVVSTITGAAQTGKIGDGKVWVIPVDSVVRVRTGETDEAAL
- the smc gene encoding chromosome segregation protein SMC, encoding MYLKSLTLRGFKSFASSTTLQLEPGITCVVGPNGSGKSNVVDALSWVMGEQGAKSLRGGKMEDVIFAGTSGRPPLGRAEVVLTIDNTDGALPIEYTEVTISRTMFRNGGSEYAINGSTCRLLDVQELLSDSGIGREMHVIVGQGQLDGVLRATPEERRGFIEEAAGVLKHRKRKEKALRKLDATQGNLTRLNDVLTELRRQLKPLGRQAEVARRAAVIQADVRDARARILADDIVSARSVIAEELADETALKDRRQAVEQSIATAREQETMLEDQLREDSPRLSAAQETWYSLSGLRERIRGTAGLANERVRLAAVEAEDRRVGREPEELEADARRAQEQLEQLSAGVDESTRALETVITERKDAETAYTAEERRVAGLLRAAADQREGLARLHGQVNALKSRSTAAGEEIGRLTAAREEAESRAVEAQREFTALENRIAGLNAGESGLDEELEGAEDTLAEITERLASLGAQSQEAERQQAALAARKEALELGLSRKDGAGALLAATDEISGLLGSVAALLTVRAGYETAIASALGSAADAVAVDHLDTAVSAMEKLKSEDLGRAGMLLGGGEVDDSTWPGLPDFATYAIDVVDGPVALQGALRRLLFKVAVVESLEQSQELIRHAPDVTAVTQDGDVLGAHFAAGGSTSKQSLIEVQAAITQAADDLGRAVHTLERLRFEQETAETTRAAAQERVDAALGRLHESDATMAAVAENLGHLGATARAARGEAERLAVAITKAEESQAGDLSGLTELEDRLTQAESAPEEEPDTALLEELAEAASTLRRSETDARLSLRTNEERVRALAGQVTALFEAAEAEREARIKAKERRERQLREAETARAVIAASDQVLVHLEQSVTRAAALRAEIEQSRTGREETLRNVRAQLREQIAELDGLTDSVHKDEMARAELRLRLEGLEGRALDELGLEVDTLVADYGPEQLVPPIAEDGAEPGEPVPYERDAQVKRLRSAERSMAMLGKVNPLALEEFTALEERHQFLSEQLDDLRKTRQDLLEIVDEVDAKVEQVFTEAWYDVEREFQDVFSRLFPGGEGALILTDPQNMLTTGIDVEARPPGKKVKRLSLLSGGERSLVAVAFLVALFKARPSPFYILDEVEAALDDANLGRLLDLYEELRANSQLIVITHQKRTMEVADALYGVSMRGDGVSAVISQRLREEDTA
- a CDS encoding thioesterase family protein, with translation MVGQGRGEQIPFRRSEFDVLRTITTRWEDEDVYGHINNVVYYSFFDTAVNGFLIEATGSDIRRLDAVGLVAETQCEFLRELGFPGDVHAGLAITRIGTSSIVYRIGLFQGDSDEPAAIGRFVHVYVDATTRAVTPIPEAIRAAVGPLVVRQASAIGESSAS
- the ftsY gene encoding signal recognition particle-docking protein FtsY — translated: MTLTVLLLIILVAVVVLGAGAALVIGRGRKELPPPSELDRVTEEVIEHPEHPEPHLEDELAPEESPASDSASDTAVDTIERPESTQGRLVRLRARLARSQGSLGKGLLAVLSRSTLDDAAWEEIEDTLLAADVGVTATDQLVTNLRTRMQVEGIDDPARAKAALREELIGLIGPSLDRTLISTGTDGKPGVVLVVGVNGTGKTTTVGRLARVLVAEDKSVVLGAADTFRAAAADQLQTWGERVGVPTVRGPEGGDPASVGFEAVQRGIADGTDVVLVDTAGRLHTKAGLMDELGKVKRVIEKQAPVTEVLLVIDATTGQNGLTQARVFGEVVDVTGIVLTKLDGTAKGGIVIAVQRELGVPVKFVGLGEGADDLAPFDPAEFVDALLE